From Pseudothermotoga thermarum DSM 5069, a single genomic window includes:
- a CDS encoding efflux RND transporter periplasmic adaptor subunit, producing the protein MKNKLFKLLIVLMILLFLFVSCARKTSNQQTSSSNYTEYVVTRQNLTDSLTVYGTLNARKVAEVRPLVSGVVKKVHVSKGDTVKAGDILIEIDDTDYRLAYIKALQNYESAKLTGSKLLLQQRELELKIAERDLERCTVKAPIDGVVVSLDVTEGSIVSASTIVAKIVNMQNLYVSANVDEIDYSKVSVGQFANITFDAFPNMGFSGRVSYISKEAQTAGGITVVPIEVDLLTGQQTISAERRQQMMQRFQANVPSNLPQNISPETLQQMMQRFSSTQRQIQRATDENLIQLIPGLSCQVEIIVLNKPNAIVVPTRAIQFEDGQAYVTVKVNEKTEKRLVKLGERTSAGYEILEGLEEGEVVLVPVTQRTTTTSTGTGTIFNPFTGPQMRIR; encoded by the coding sequence ATGAAGAACAAGCTCTTTAAACTGCTAATCGTTTTGATGATTTTGTTGTTTTTGTTCGTTTCCTGCGCAAGAAAAACTTCAAATCAACAAACTTCTTCATCCAACTACACCGAATACGTCGTTACAAGGCAAAATTTGACAGATTCGCTTACTGTCTATGGAACTTTGAACGCCAGAAAAGTCGCCGAAGTTAGGCCTTTGGTGAGTGGCGTTGTAAAGAAAGTACATGTGTCAAAAGGAGATACAGTCAAAGCTGGTGACATTCTGATTGAAATAGACGATACAGATTATCGACTGGCTTACATAAAGGCTTTGCAAAACTATGAGAGTGCAAAGTTAACTGGGTCAAAGCTTCTTTTGCAACAGCGCGAACTTGAGCTGAAGATCGCCGAACGAGATTTGGAAAGATGTACGGTCAAAGCTCCTATAGACGGTGTTGTGGTCTCTTTGGATGTGACAGAAGGATCCATTGTGAGCGCATCAACAATTGTTGCAAAGATAGTGAATATGCAAAACCTGTATGTTTCTGCAAACGTCGATGAGATAGATTATTCAAAAGTTTCCGTTGGACAGTTTGCAAACATAACTTTTGACGCTTTCCCAAACATGGGTTTTTCAGGACGAGTCTCTTACATATCAAAGGAAGCGCAAACCGCTGGAGGAATCACCGTGGTACCAATTGAAGTGGATCTTCTAACAGGACAACAGACTATCTCTGCCGAAAGAAGACAGCAAATGATGCAAAGATTTCAAGCCAACGTACCTTCCAATTTACCCCAAAATATCTCTCCAGAAACTCTGCAGCAAATGATGCAAAGGTTTTCTTCAACTCAACGGCAAATTCAACGAGCAACCGATGAAAATCTTATTCAACTCATACCAGGCCTCTCTTGTCAAGTTGAAATAATAGTTCTTAACAAACCCAACGCGATAGTTGTCCCAACGAGGGCAATTCAATTTGAAGATGGGCAGGCTTACGTCACCGTGAAAGTCAACGAAAAAACAGAGAAAAGGCTGGTAAAGTTAGGTGAAAGAACCTCGGCTGGTTATGAAATTTTAGAAGGGCTTGAAGAAGGG
- a CDS encoding TolC family protein, which translates to MKKFFILLLATFFLNLLVFASFDNLLNEALLNDSNYLSAKLDFENALFERKQKGDWYIPYFTIGGGTNNFEVDIHDETSYSLNIPLSLTFKNVYGFDISVGNSWQYDSKKNEWKERGWTISINRQLFTNFDIDDLLSLQKLENAAWNLLNARNNVFTRLIEEIFNDYYYNAKLEILNKQLEILGSQAEAIQEKYQAGIVSLEELLKTQKELQLLTQQLADLQKSRINISKSYSKEIFDQMIQTLEKITGNLPSVDEALQIARERADVKASSIALEIARRRYERAYQSFLPNPSFTASVKIPQDLSSDGKFSISLGFSVSYTLIDRGEKSNSYFKTLENYNIQQRIFEEKLSSLERDVKRAALSITIAEYSKKAADLDLSLAKLDYERTLKASEYLSEQDVEKAKIQLENAEVEAIKAHYSLLVAKINYLKAIGVDLINLVKSR; encoded by the coding sequence ATGAAGAAGTTTTTCATACTGCTCTTAGCAACGTTTTTCTTGAATTTACTGGTTTTTGCATCTTTTGATAACTTGCTCAATGAAGCTCTTTTGAATGATTCAAACTATCTCTCTGCAAAACTTGATTTTGAAAACGCCTTGTTTGAAAGAAAACAAAAAGGTGATTGGTATATTCCATACTTTACAATCGGCGGCGGAACCAACAATTTCGAAGTTGATATCCATGATGAGACTTCTTATTCCTTAAACATTCCTTTGTCATTGACCTTTAAGAACGTTTATGGCTTTGACATTTCCGTTGGAAACAGCTGGCAGTATGATTCAAAGAAAAACGAATGGAAAGAGAGAGGCTGGACAATATCGATCAACAGGCAGCTTTTCACAAACTTTGATATTGACGATCTTTTGTCTTTGCAAAAGCTGGAAAACGCCGCTTGGAACCTTTTGAACGCTCGGAACAACGTTTTCACTCGCTTGATTGAAGAGATCTTCAACGATTACTACTACAACGCAAAGTTGGAGATTTTAAACAAACAACTTGAAATCTTGGGTAGCCAAGCTGAAGCGATTCAAGAAAAGTATCAAGCTGGAATTGTTTCGCTGGAAGAGCTTTTGAAAACTCAAAAGGAGCTTCAGCTTCTCACACAACAGTTGGCTGATTTGCAAAAAAGCCGAATAAACATCAGCAAAAGTTACTCAAAGGAAATTTTCGATCAAATGATTCAAACACTTGAAAAAATCACCGGCAACTTGCCAAGCGTTGACGAAGCTTTACAAATAGCCAGAGAAAGGGCAGATGTAAAAGCTTCAAGTATAGCACTTGAAATAGCCAGAAGAAGATATGAAAGAGCTTATCAAAGCTTTTTACCGAATCCATCTTTCACAGCTTCTGTGAAAATTCCACAGGATCTCTCATCAGATGGTAAATTTTCAATTTCACTGGGATTTTCGGTAAGTTATACGTTGATCGACCGTGGTGAAAAAAGTAACAGCTACTTCAAAACTTTGGAAAATTACAACATACAGCAGCGCATTTTTGAAGAAAAGTTGTCCTCCTTAGAAAGAGATGTAAAAAGAGCCGCTTTGTCCATAACGATTGCCGAGTACTCAAAGAAAGCCGCAGATCTTGATCTTTCACTTGCAAAACTCGATTACGAAAGAACTTTAAAAGCATCCGAATATCTTTCCGAACAGGATGTTGAAAAAGCGAAGATACAACTTGAAAATGCAGAAGTTGAGGCTATTAAAGCTCACTACAGCTTGCTTGTGGCAAAGATAAACTATCTAAAAGCAATAGGAGTAGATTTGATAAACTTGGTGAAAAGTAGGTGA
- a CDS encoding TolC family protein — MRKFFGVLVLLVMFISTFANPLEALQTAQKNSITYLNAILDFEQAKSDYEKALIEAKNKSQELSAQLSWLQARQSYRNSMKNFVDEFLNLYIGFVEKKLSLEIQQNRLKIAEDDYNEKQELYKKGIVSAQDLQSSKISYLQQQNSFENAKLSFEQVKRDYERIIGNIESFDPSKIKLNLNIELPSLEILLQNSITLTIADLNVQIAQNNLDTLINPSVYTKTKAERNLQQAKNNLENTRFAVRKTLESQLQNVANLKRSIEASKEQLSIAESKLASTEANYKAGVASQKDLLNAKNEYLSAMVDLLSNIRSFVSSVCSLYIDSEQDISSAFEKLFGR; from the coding sequence ATGAGAAAATTTTTTGGAGTACTGGTGCTTTTGGTTATGTTCATTTCAACCTTTGCCAACCCATTGGAAGCCCTTCAAACTGCTCAGAAAAACAGCATAACCTATTTGAACGCGATTCTTGATTTTGAACAAGCAAAAAGCGACTACGAAAAAGCCTTGATCGAGGCAAAGAACAAATCACAAGAGCTTTCCGCTCAGCTTTCGTGGTTGCAAGCCAGGCAAAGTTATAGAAACTCGATGAAAAACTTTGTCGATGAGTTCTTAAACTTGTACATAGGATTTGTTGAGAAGAAATTGTCGTTGGAAATACAACAAAACAGGCTAAAAATAGCCGAGGATGATTACAACGAAAAGCAGGAACTTTACAAAAAAGGTATTGTCAGTGCACAAGACTTGCAAAGTTCTAAGATTTCCTATCTTCAACAGCAAAACAGTTTTGAAAATGCAAAACTTAGTTTTGAACAAGTTAAAAGAGACTATGAAAGAATTATCGGTAACATCGAGTCTTTCGATCCATCGAAAATCAAGCTTAATTTAAACATTGAGCTGCCAAGTTTGGAAATTCTCTTGCAAAATTCCATTACCCTTACTATAGCTGATCTCAACGTTCAAATCGCTCAAAACAATTTGGATACACTCATCAATCCATCCGTTTACACCAAAACCAAAGCGGAAAGAAATTTACAACAGGCTAAAAATAACCTTGAGAACACAAGGTTCGCCGTTAGGAAAACTTTGGAATCTCAACTTCAAAACGTGGCAAATTTAAAACGTTCTATAGAAGCTTCTAAAGAACAGCTTAGCATTGCGGAATCAAAACTTGCAAGCACAGAAGCCAATTACAAAGCAGGGGTAGCTTCACAAAAAGACTTGTTGAACGCCAAGAACGAATATTTATCTGCAATGGTTGATCTGTTGAGCAACATCAGATCATTCGTAAGCAGCGTTTGCTCGCTGTACATCGATTCTGAGCAAGATATCTCCTCAGCTTTTGAAAAGCTGTTTGGGAGATGA
- a CDS encoding DUF2207 domain-containing protein, protein MAKTLMKTISLLILILFPSSLFCVSFELPERSYNMILNPDGSAKVVEKVTYRIKQPFRYVSWAIDFEDPITIEDINVEVLKGPSPKQVVFDRKTLRSVSLKVVFSPSMEEYLPVPKEGQIVEIAVEYSLKNILMEGKDFSQVFVKYIGKGTDVSTKLLKVRVVFPAEFGKPVVYHHPWGLQIAKKEITSNIYEFVFRNVPKNTFVEGRFVFPNVVGTGTENLIKASLKDVEKEERDYLLKNYALVAGGIAYLLVVLAFPIYVYRKYGVEETVDYQAEYEREPPTKDPPEIVNAIVKRLCQKPDSDAISAAMLDMVRLGRAKFVENEKREIIGIRILKEDTERKKLIECFEGYIKDGILLFKEIKKAMSNEKNAKNFLAKTSKWFDEIYSKVLQRNYMDTKGNTLAKTFAIIVGMIISFSLILLTFNVPAIGFEIVFSHFRLMMAACIVVSLVVISMKRTVFARWTKEGLLYYLRWKNFEKFLTDFSMLSSYPPQSVAIWDEYIVYATALGVAKEVIRNLKKLYPEPPTTSITAAVYHNQNLFEEIASIHREAAITVSKSSSSTSSGGTKVGTGSGGSRVGVG, encoded by the coding sequence ATGGCCAAAACACTGATGAAAACAATATCTTTGCTGATTTTGATACTTTTCCCTTCAAGCCTTTTTTGTGTGTCTTTCGAATTGCCTGAAAGAAGTTACAATATGATCCTCAATCCAGATGGCAGCGCAAAGGTTGTTGAAAAAGTTACCTACAGGATAAAACAACCTTTTAGGTACGTCAGCTGGGCTATAGATTTTGAAGACCCGATAACAATCGAAGATATAAACGTCGAAGTTTTAAAAGGCCCAAGCCCAAAGCAAGTTGTTTTTGATCGGAAAACTTTGCGCAGTGTTTCACTAAAAGTCGTTTTCAGCCCTTCCATGGAAGAGTACTTGCCTGTGCCGAAGGAAGGACAAATAGTTGAAATCGCCGTTGAATATTCTCTCAAAAACATTCTCATGGAAGGAAAGGACTTTTCGCAAGTTTTTGTCAAATACATCGGCAAAGGAACTGATGTGTCGACAAAATTGTTGAAGGTTCGTGTTGTTTTTCCTGCTGAATTTGGAAAACCGGTTGTTTACCATCATCCTTGGGGACTTCAAATCGCAAAGAAAGAAATCACATCAAACATCTACGAATTTGTATTTCGAAACGTGCCAAAAAATACCTTTGTCGAAGGTCGATTCGTTTTTCCAAACGTTGTCGGTACTGGAACGGAAAATTTGATAAAAGCCTCTTTGAAAGACGTTGAAAAAGAAGAAAGAGACTACTTGTTGAAAAATTACGCATTAGTTGCCGGTGGAATAGCGTACCTTTTGGTTGTTTTAGCTTTTCCGATATACGTATATCGCAAATACGGAGTGGAAGAAACCGTTGATTATCAAGCCGAGTACGAAAGAGAACCACCAACCAAAGACCCACCTGAAATTGTCAACGCAATCGTGAAAAGGTTGTGTCAAAAGCCAGATAGCGATGCCATCTCCGCGGCCATGTTAGACATGGTGAGGTTGGGAAGGGCAAAATTTGTGGAAAACGAAAAGCGAGAAATCATAGGTATAAGAATTTTGAAAGAGGATACGGAAAGAAAAAAGCTTATCGAGTGTTTTGAAGGATACATTAAAGATGGCATTTTGCTTTTCAAAGAAATCAAAAAAGCTATGTCCAACGAAAAAAATGCCAAAAACTTTCTTGCGAAAACCTCAAAATGGTTCGACGAAATTTACTCAAAGGTTCTTCAAAGAAATTACATGGACACTAAAGGTAACACCTTGGCAAAAACCTTTGCAATTATCGTTGGGATGATTATCTCATTTTCCCTTATCTTGCTGACCTTTAACGTTCCCGCAATTGGTTTTGAGATTGTCTTTTCTCATTTTCGACTGATGATGGCGGCTTGTATAGTAGTATCGCTAGTTGTCATTTCAATGAAAAGAACCGTTTTTGCAAGATGGACAAAAGAAGGGCTTTTGTATTACCTAAGGTGGAAAAATTTCGAAAAATTTCTGACCGATTTTTCGATGCTTTCAAGCTATCCTCCACAGTCTGTAGCAATATGGGATGAATACATCGTGTACGCCACAGCGCTTGGAGTGGCAAAGGAAGTTATAAGGAATCTAAAAAAGCTTTATCCAGAGCCTCCCACAACTTCAATCACAGCGGCAGTGTATCACAACCAAAATCTGTTTGAAGAAATAGCTTCAATCCACAGGGAAGCTGCTATTACTGTTTCAAAGTCAAGTTCATCGACCTCCTCAGGTGGAACAAAAGTCGGCACAGGATCTGGTGGAAGCCGCGTTGGAGTTGGATGA
- a CDS encoding DUF4097 family beta strand repeat-containing protein, with amino-acid sequence MQKFSLDFSDVRKLIVKSLSSDVQISSSQMEYSVTGPEKDLLIEKKNGTLEISVTGRGMIPIFNHDSTPISLTIPTQLDEIIVTTISGDVKANHVKAENMKFKTTSGEISLNRLLANFCEIKTVSGDISISQQSSRKIVITTVSGDIKIKEVVCEDYEWIISSISGDVEIETVGVPSLRILFKTVGGDLTSNIGYVREGKEYVFGDGRMRLIVNTTSGDLTIKSTNRAERAESIEKKILKLVAEGKLSYEQAKEILKELV; translated from the coding sequence ATGCAAAAATTTTCTTTGGACTTCTCTGATGTTAGAAAACTGATAGTCAAGTCACTCTCTTCAGATGTTCAAATTAGCTCTTCTCAAATGGAATACAGCGTTACCGGACCAGAAAAAGATCTTTTGATCGAAAAGAAAAATGGGACGTTGGAAATATCTGTTACAGGACGAGGAATGATACCCATATTCAATCACGATTCAACACCAATAAGTTTAACGATCCCAACCCAGCTTGACGAAATAATTGTCACAACAATTTCTGGAGATGTGAAAGCAAACCATGTAAAAGCGGAAAACATGAAGTTCAAAACCACTTCTGGTGAGATTTCATTGAACAGATTGTTGGCAAACTTTTGTGAAATCAAAACTGTGTCTGGGGATATTTCAATCTCTCAACAATCTTCAAGAAAAATAGTTATCACAACCGTTAGCGGAGACATCAAAATTAAAGAAGTTGTTTGCGAAGATTACGAGTGGATTATTTCGTCGATCAGTGGAGATGTGGAGATTGAAACTGTTGGTGTTCCAAGCTTGAGAATTTTGTTTAAAACCGTTGGAGGAGATTTGACCAGCAACATAGGCTATGTACGCGAAGGAAAAGAATACGTCTTTGGCGATGGTAGGATGAGACTGATCGTCAACACAACTTCAGGCGATTTGACCATAAAATCGACCAACCGTGCGGAAAGAGCGGAAAGTATCGAAAAGAAAATCCTCAAACTTGTTGCCGAAGGAAAGCTTTCTTACGAGCAGGCAAAAGAAATCTTGAAAGAGCTGGTATAA
- a CDS encoding DUF2089 domain-containing protein encodes MARIVSRCPVCDSHLIVTELSCPSCGTVIRGKFELEEFFRLTPEQINFLRIFIKSRGNLSEVQKELGISYPTARARLESIVRTLGYEAEEVSQEQKINEILEKLEKGEVSAEEALEQIRRLKEQ; translated from the coding sequence ATGGCTCGGATTGTATCACGTTGCCCGGTGTGCGATTCTCATTTGATCGTAACCGAATTATCTTGTCCTTCTTGCGGCACGGTGATAAGAGGAAAGTTCGAATTGGAAGAGTTTTTCAGGCTCACGCCTGAGCAGATAAATTTTCTTAGGATTTTCATAAAAAGTAGGGGTAACCTTAGTGAAGTTCAAAAAGAATTGGGAATTTCTTATCCAACGGCAAGAGCTAGGCTTGAGAGCATCGTTCGAACACTCGGATACGAAGCTGAGGAAGTATCACAGGAACAGAAAATAAACGAAATATTGGAAAAACTCGAGAAAGGTGAGGTATCCGCTGAGGAGGCACTAGAACAAATCAGGAGGTTGAAGGAACAATGA
- the pyrH gene encoding UMP kinase, with the protein MYRRVLIKLSGETMCGEGSRGFDEKSVQYLVKQISQAVDFGANIGIVIGAGNIFRGEELSNIPYAIADQIGMLGTVINALYLKGVFQKHGVKSVVVSQISNLPSIRPIHYDDINLYFDAGYVVIFAGGTSNPFFTTDTAAALRAVEMGAEVLIKATKVDGVYDSDPKKNKSAKKIERLSYQEAIQRGLKVMDMEAFSICGRYKLPIIVLNFFEDGAILRAIRGENVGSIILPD; encoded by the coding sequence GTGTACAGAAGGGTGCTTATAAAACTAAGTGGAGAAACAATGTGTGGGGAGGGTTCAAGGGGATTCGACGAGAAAAGCGTTCAGTACTTGGTTAAACAAATTTCGCAAGCTGTTGATTTTGGGGCAAACATCGGGATAGTAATAGGTGCTGGGAATATTTTCAGAGGTGAAGAGCTTTCGAACATACCGTATGCCATAGCTGATCAAATAGGAATGCTTGGTACGGTCATAAATGCTTTGTACCTCAAGGGTGTTTTTCAAAAGCATGGGGTAAAAAGCGTCGTGGTTTCTCAGATATCGAACTTGCCGTCGATTAGGCCGATTCATTACGACGACATAAATCTTTATTTCGACGCAGGATACGTTGTGATTTTTGCCGGTGGCACAAGCAACCCATTTTTCACAACGGACACCGCTGCGGCTTTGAGAGCCGTCGAAATGGGGGCAGAGGTTTTGATCAAGGCTACCAAAGTCGATGGAGTTTACGACAGCGACCCAAAGAAAAACAAATCTGCCAAGAAGATCGAGAGATTATCCTATCAAGAAGCGATCCAAAGGGGATTGAAGGTCATGGATATGGAGGCTTTTTCAATATGTGGAAGGTACAAGCTTCCAATAATTGTTCTAAACTTTTTTGAGGATGGAGCGATACTTAGAGCGATACGTGGAGAAAACGTTGGAAGTATAATATTACCTGATTGA
- the eno gene encoding phosphopyruvate hydratase, translated as MYNEIVDVKAREVLDSRGNPTVEVEVYLEDGTVASAIVPSGASTGKFEALELRDKGKRYLGKGVLSAVKNVNEIIAPKLLGMNVYDQVAIDKMLIELDGTENKSKLGANAILGVSMAVARAAAQSLFMPLYRYLGGPNAKILPVPFMNVINGGKHADNNLDIQEFMIVPAGAPCFAEALRYGAEVFHTLKKILHDAGHVTSVGDEGGFAPNLSSNEEAIKVLIEAIEKAGYVPGKDIFIALDCAASSFYDSENKVYNIDGKKKTSEELLEYYVELVNKYPIISIEDPFDEEDWEAFVKLTKQIGDKVQIVGDDLYVTNVKRLQKGVELKASNSILIKLNQIGTVTETLDTIEYAKQHGMTCIISHRSGETEDTFIADLAVATNVGMIKTGSLSRSERIAKYNRLLRIEEELGPASCFKGLASFYSIKR; from the coding sequence GTGTACAACGAAATCGTTGATGTGAAAGCAAGAGAAGTTTTGGACTCTCGTGGTAATCCCACGGTTGAGGTGGAGGTTTATCTTGAGGATGGTACAGTTGCATCGGCAATAGTTCCATCCGGAGCGTCAACAGGTAAATTTGAGGCGCTTGAACTTCGTGACAAAGGTAAACGTTATCTTGGAAAAGGCGTTTTGAGCGCAGTTAAAAACGTCAATGAAATCATCGCACCAAAGTTGCTTGGGATGAACGTTTACGATCAAGTTGCAATCGACAAAATGCTCATTGAACTCGATGGCACTGAAAACAAATCAAAGCTTGGTGCAAACGCAATCTTGGGAGTTTCCATGGCAGTTGCAAGGGCTGCGGCACAAAGCCTTTTCATGCCGTTGTATCGTTACCTTGGGGGACCAAACGCAAAGATTCTTCCAGTACCGTTCATGAATGTTATAAACGGAGGAAAACACGCGGACAACAATCTGGACATCCAAGAATTCATGATCGTTCCAGCAGGTGCTCCTTGCTTTGCCGAAGCACTCAGGTATGGTGCGGAAGTTTTCCATACGCTCAAGAAGATTTTGCATGACGCAGGTCACGTTACTTCCGTCGGTGATGAAGGTGGCTTTGCTCCAAATCTAAGCTCAAACGAAGAAGCTATAAAAGTTCTCATTGAAGCTATAGAAAAAGCCGGGTATGTGCCTGGTAAAGATATCTTCATAGCACTTGATTGTGCTGCTTCTTCGTTCTATGATTCTGAAAATAAGGTTTACAACATTGATGGAAAGAAGAAAACTTCCGAGGAACTTTTGGAATATTACGTTGAACTTGTGAATAAGTATCCGATAATAAGCATCGAAGATCCGTTTGACGAAGAAGATTGGGAAGCATTTGTAAAGCTTACAAAGCAAATAGGAGATAAAGTTCAAATAGTCGGTGACGATTTGTACGTAACCAACGTAAAAAGGCTTCAAAAAGGTGTTGAATTGAAGGCATCCAACTCCATATTGATAAAGCTCAATCAAATAGGAACGGTCACAGAAACACTCGATACGATAGAGTATGCAAAACAACACGGTATGACTTGCATTATCTCTCATAGATCTGGTGAAACAGAAGACACCTTCATAGCGGACCTTGCTGTTGCGACAAACGTTGGAATGATAAAGACTGGTTCGCTTTCAAGAAGCGAAAGAATAGCAAAATACAACAGACTTTTGAGAATCGAAGAAGAGCTTGGTCCAGCTTCTTGCTTCAAAGGCCTTGCAAGCTTTTACAGCATAAAAAGATAA
- a CDS encoding cation diffusion facilitator family transporter — protein sequence MNEREKISVRAALIGVLANGLLSAAKILVGLIFKSNAVLADGVDTGTDVFTSFATLISSKVSSKPPDKTHPYGHERIEAVVAKIVSFIIFYAGLSLLISSSKRLILGEHSHVIGFLPLVVSAISVTVKTWLFLYKYSVGKKIKSSAFIADALNMRNDILISSTVFLGVLLSKFGLVWVDSVVALLVSIFIIRTAFAIFKETSYELMDGMINLDIYKDIFEAVKTVEGAANPHKVRVRQVGYKYYVDLDIEVDENITVKEGHEIATTVKRAIIEQNDRVADVMVHVEPKGNVEQEAFGLDEEVLKGGKERDNQR from the coding sequence TTGAACGAAAGGGAAAAAATATCTGTACGCGCAGCTTTAATTGGAGTTTTGGCGAACGGTCTGCTTTCGGCAGCGAAAATATTGGTTGGATTGATTTTCAAAAGTAACGCCGTTTTGGCAGACGGTGTAGATACAGGAACGGATGTTTTTACATCTTTCGCCACCTTGATTTCAAGCAAGGTTTCAAGTAAACCGCCAGATAAAACTCATCCTTATGGACATGAAAGAATTGAAGCTGTGGTTGCAAAGATTGTTTCCTTCATAATTTTCTACGCAGGACTTTCTCTTTTGATATCGTCCTCAAAAAGGTTGATCTTGGGTGAACATTCTCACGTTATAGGATTTTTGCCTTTGGTTGTTTCCGCTATCTCCGTCACCGTTAAAACTTGGCTGTTTCTTTACAAATATTCCGTCGGTAAGAAAATCAAAAGTTCTGCTTTCATTGCCGATGCGCTGAACATGAGAAATGACATACTCATTTCTTCGACTGTTTTCTTAGGAGTTTTGCTCAGTAAATTTGGATTGGTTTGGGTGGATTCCGTTGTTGCTTTGCTTGTTTCAATTTTCATCATTCGAACGGCTTTCGCCATCTTCAAAGAAACAAGTTATGAGTTGATGGATGGCATGATCAACTTGGATATCTACAAAGACATTTTTGAAGCAGTTAAAACTGTCGAAGGAGCTGCGAATCCTCACAAAGTGAGGGTGAGACAAGTAGGGTACAAGTACTACGTGGATTTAGATATAGAGGTTGATGAAAACATCACAGTGAAAGAGGGACATGAAATAGCAACCACTGTGAAAAGGGCTATCATCGAACAAAACGACAGAGTTGCGGACGTTATGGTTCACGTGGAGCCAAAAGGAAACGTTGAGCAAGAGGCTTTTGGATTGGATGAAGAGGTACTGAAAGGAGGGAAAGAACGTGATAATCAACGGTGA
- a CDS encoding GNAT family N-acetyltransferase — translation MIINGEKIRLRPIEMSDLDRLLNINDSDIRANLALVFPLNRIREEEWIRSLYSEDRNIVFAVEPIDETKLIGTVGLHSINWVNRTAEFGIAITDKNYWNKGLGTEATLLILRYGFLTLNLHRISLHVYEYNKRAIHVYEKCGFKHEGVLREARYYNGKYHDVIVMGILADEFLQMQK, via the coding sequence GTGATAATCAACGGTGAAAAAATTAGATTGAGGCCAATTGAAATGTCCGATCTTGATCGACTACTTAACATCAACGATTCGGATATCAGGGCCAATCTTGCTTTGGTTTTTCCACTGAATAGGATCAGAGAGGAAGAATGGATCAGAAGTCTTTATTCTGAGGATCGTAACATTGTTTTTGCGGTTGAACCGATCGATGAAACTAAACTCATTGGAACCGTAGGTCTTCATAGTATTAACTGGGTGAACAGAACGGCAGAATTTGGTATAGCCATCACGGACAAAAACTACTGGAATAAAGGTCTTGGAACCGAGGCTACCTTACTCATTCTTAGGTACGGTTTCCTTACACTCAATCTTCACAGAATATCGCTGCACGTTTACGAATACAATAAAAGAGCCATTCATGTGTATGAAAAATGCGGATTCAAACACGAAGGAGTTTTGAGAGAGGCTCGTTATTATAACGGCAAATACCACGATGTAATTGTTATGGGAATTCTCGCCGACGAATTTCTTCAAATGCAAAAATAA